The Candidatus Hydrogenedentota bacterium genome has a segment encoding these proteins:
- a CDS encoding PKD domain-containing protein, which yields MISFRLAVAALLISGAAHAEVFRVAIDAGAAAPDGATWSTAYPTIQAGVNAAYDAGGGEVWVAAGVYSGSAGDPLRSDNTPAGDTTVILREGVYLYGGFNGSENALGQRDWIENPTVIDGLDLRRGIFSTAIPLGKAAVDGFVIRRGRANLGAGMYSDQSTPFIAHCRFEDNHATLHGGGLYADASADILSFYYGIDPAIWDVEFRGNSAAIGGGGVYSMSEWLLFEDCLFFRNQAAIGGAFYDGGTGTSFKRCTFKENTAADVGGGYAFEGEASTEFTNCILGNNSAGVAGGAIYHGGHRVSLTYCTVAHNTAPQGGGVYGDPAFPLILNSILFANGASNVVENTVTPYNTLASNVEQKTPDESQGRIDGDPNFADGPLGFFGLRPGSPSRDAGISGWAAEVGGYHLQTIPIWRELSEDIDANERPQGVGFDMGAYEIHPFAAEGDSDNDGLRDTWEQYYFGTLGRDGTGDFDGDGLTDLEEFLLGTNPLEKDTDGDGFDDKVERDAGSDPLDPDSTPSEIVEFPDAGLEAAVRAAIGKPAGDILKTDLVGQGFVSLSVTDASISDLSGLEHCTDLTFLRLDRNEIADIEALKPLVSLRTLALTGNAVSDLTPLAGLAELSLLQLGVNAISDLAPLSELSALRTLGLLHNEISDLSPLAGLDSLEQLTISHNALTSIQPISSMSGLTKVDIANNDVSDLEPLAALSNLNTLQVDHNVISSLTPLSGLTKLSYLSVYGNDISDISPLAGLGQLATFNAGDNAISDLSALENLTELTFLNVLANNIVDLSPLSDLDKLIFLGLSANPIADVSPLAGLVNLEQFYIRDCGPLDFSALSGLVKLRSFDASGNGVGDIAFVGGMTSLTILTLSNNDIRDISALAALINLAELRLQKNPIFDIDTLVNNPGLGTGDLIDLTFTPLTQTALCIDIPELIDRGVDVHFLTGTGSCGDDLDGDGLAGAYELYIGTRPDLADTDGDGVNDGDEVRAGTDPLVPDNVGEGEGEGEGEGEGEGEGEGEGEGEGEGEGEGEGEGEGEGEGEGEGEGEGEGEGEGEGEGEGEGEGEGEGEGEGEGEGEGEGEGEGEGEGEGEGEGEGEGEGEGEGEGEGEGEGEGEGEGEGEGEGEGEGEGEGEGEGEGEGEGEGEGEGEGEGEGEGEGEGEGEGEGEGEGEGEGEGEGEGEGEGEGEGEGEGEGEGEGEGEGEGEGEGEGEGEGEGEGEGEGEGEGEGEGEGEVLIPEANFVADTTRGRAPLTVAFTDQSSVDSGLISRWYWDFGDGGTSEEQHPTYTYQRPGNYTVSLWVYAEDDDTGDELIRKNYINVQGGGGNGQGRRQIAQALLGNLVAADLDGDGSLSFDEVRAVLGDLSQAEFDDIDTNGDGYLDVGELEAALTPSPPPGCAFGKRGADWSRMLSDAFLLGLALVVLVGWRGGRQGS from the coding sequence ATGATCTCTTTTCGACTCGCGGTTGCGGCGCTCTTGATTTCCGGCGCCGCGCACGCCGAAGTATTCCGTGTGGCCATAGATGCCGGCGCCGCCGCGCCGGATGGAGCGACCTGGTCCACGGCGTACCCGACCATACAGGCCGGCGTAAACGCGGCCTACGACGCGGGCGGCGGCGAGGTCTGGGTCGCCGCGGGGGTCTATTCCGGATCGGCGGGCGATCCCCTGAGAAGCGACAACACCCCGGCGGGGGACACCACGGTGATCCTGCGGGAAGGCGTCTATCTCTACGGTGGCTTCAACGGTTCCGAGAACGCTCTGGGCCAACGGGACTGGATCGAGAACCCGACCGTCATCGACGGCCTCGACCTGCGCCGGGGCATTTTCAGCACCGCCATTCCCCTCGGGAAAGCGGCGGTCGACGGTTTCGTCATAAGGCGGGGCCGCGCCAATTTGGGTGCGGGCATGTACAGCGACCAGTCCACGCCCTTTATTGCCCACTGCCGCTTCGAAGACAACCATGCAACTCTTCATGGCGGGGGGCTCTACGCCGATGCGTCCGCGGATATACTAAGTTTCTATTACGGGATAGATCCCGCCATCTGGGACGTGGAGTTTCGGGGCAACTCCGCCGCGATTGGCGGTGGCGGCGTGTATTCCATGAGCGAATGGTTGCTCTTTGAGGACTGTCTCTTTTTTCGGAATCAGGCAGCGATCGGCGGCGCGTTTTACGATGGGGGCACGGGCACGTCGTTCAAACGCTGTACCTTCAAGGAAAATACGGCGGCGGATGTGGGCGGCGGCTATGCCTTCGAAGGCGAAGCGAGCACCGAATTCACCAACTGTATTCTCGGCAACAATAGCGCGGGCGTCGCCGGCGGCGCGATATACCACGGCGGACACCGCGTGTCCTTGACCTACTGCACCGTGGCCCACAACACGGCGCCCCAGGGCGGGGGCGTATACGGCGATCCGGCCTTCCCCCTCATCTTAAACAGTATCCTGTTCGCCAACGGGGCCAGCAATGTGGTGGAAAACACCGTCACACCCTACAACACGCTGGCCTCCAACGTGGAACAGAAGACGCCCGACGAGAGTCAGGGACGTATCGACGGGGACCCGAATTTCGCCGATGGCCCCCTGGGCTTTTTCGGGCTTCGCCCCGGGTCACCCAGCCGCGATGCCGGCATCAGCGGTTGGGCGGCGGAAGTGGGCGGCTACCATCTCCAGACTATCCCCATCTGGCGGGAGCTGTCTGAAGACATCGACGCCAATGAACGTCCCCAGGGCGTTGGCTTCGATATGGGGGCCTACGAAATCCACCCCTTCGCCGCCGAGGGAGATTCCGATAACGATGGGTTGCGCGACACGTGGGAGCAATACTATTTCGGGACGCTGGGCCGGGACGGAACGGGTGACTTCGACGGGGACGGACTGACCGACCTGGAAGAGTTCCTCCTCGGCACGAACCCATTGGAAAAGGACACGGACGGCGACGGCTTCGACGATAAGGTGGAGCGTGATGCTGGGTCGGACCCCTTGGATCCGGATAGCACACCCTCCGAGATAGTCGAATTTCCAGACGCGGGCCTGGAGGCGGCGGTGCGCGCGGCGATCGGCAAGCCGGCGGGCGATATTCTGAAAACCGATCTGGTGGGGCAGGGCTTTGTGTCGCTCTCGGTAACCGACGCCTCGATTAGCGATCTAAGCGGACTGGAACACTGCACGGACCTCACGTTCTTGCGGTTGGACAGGAACGAGATTGCCGATATTGAAGCGCTCAAGCCGTTGGTGTCTCTGCGGACACTAGCGCTGACCGGCAATGCGGTATCCGACCTGACGCCCCTCGCGGGGCTTGCCGAGTTGAGCTTACTTCAACTTGGGGTCAATGCGATCTCAGACCTTGCGCCTTTGTCAGAACTTTCGGCACTCAGAACCCTCGGGCTTCTCCATAACGAGATTTCGGACCTGAGCCCGCTCGCGGGACTCGATTCGCTGGAGCAACTGACTATATCGCATAATGCGTTGACAAGTATCCAGCCGATCAGCAGCATGTCCGGACTCACCAAAGTCGACATCGCGAACAATGATGTCAGTGACTTGGAACCGCTGGCCGCCCTTTCCAATCTGAATACGCTGCAGGTGGACCACAACGTCATTTCCAGTCTGACGCCCCTTTCCGGCCTCACGAAGTTGAGCTATCTCTCGGTCTATGGCAACGATATTTCGGACATCAGTCCCCTCGCGGGGTTGGGCCAACTCGCGACCTTCAATGCGGGCGACAACGCCATTTCCGATCTTAGCGCCCTGGAAAACCTGACGGAACTCACGTTTCTCAATGTGCTGGCCAACAACATTGTGGATCTCTCGCCCCTGTCGGATCTCGACAAATTGATCTTCCTCGGACTCAGCGCCAACCCGATAGCGGATGTCTCTCCGCTGGCGGGCCTCGTAAATCTGGAACAATTCTATATTCGCGACTGCGGGCCGCTGGATTTCTCGGCCCTTTCCGGGCTTGTGAAACTTCGTTCCTTCGACGCTTCGGGCAATGGTGTTGGCGATATCGCGTTCGTGGGCGGCATGACCAGCTTGACAATACTCACCCTCTCCAACAACGACATCCGCGACATTTCGGCCTTAGCAGCATTGATTAACTTGGCGGAATTGCGACTGCAAAAAAACCCCATATTTGACATAGACACCCTCGTGAATAATCCGGGTCTTGGTACGGGTGACCTGATTGACCTGACTTTTACCCCGCTGACCCAAACGGCCCTCTGCATCGACATTCCCGAACTCATCGATCGCGGTGTCGATGTGCATTTCCTCACGGGAACCGGTAGTTGCGGCGATGACCTGGATGGCGACGGCCTTGCCGGGGCCTATGAGTTGTATATTGGCACACGTCCCGACCTCGCGGACACGGATGGGGATGGCGTAAATGACGGCGACGAAGTTCGCGCTGGCACCGACCCGCTCGTTCCTGACAATGTCGGCGAAGGCGAGGGAGAGGGCGAGGGAGAGGGCGAGGGAGAAGGCGAGGGAGAAGGAGAGGGAGAAGGAGAGGGAGAAGGAGAGGGAGAAGGAGAGGGTGAAGGTGAGGGTGAAGGTGAGGGTGAAGGTGAAGGTGAGGGTGAAGGCGAGGGTGAAGGAGAAGGTGAAGGAGAAGGTGAAGGGGAAGGTGAAGGGGAAGGTGAAGGGGAAGGCGAGGGTGAAGGAGAAGGTGAAGGCGAGGGCGAAGGAGAGGGTGAAGGAGAAGGAGAAGGAGAAGGTGAAGGGGAAGGTGAAGGCGAAGGAGAGGGTGAAGGAGAGGGTGAAGGAGAAGGTGAAGGAGAAGGTGAAGGGGAAGGTGAAGGCGAAGGAGAGGGTGAAGGAGAGGGCGAGGGTGAAGGAGAGGGAGAGGGCGAAGGAGAGGGCGAAGGAGAAGGCGAGGGAGAAGGAGAAGGAGAAGGTGAGGGAGAAGGAGAGGGTGAAGGAGAGGGCGAAGGAGAAGGCGAGGGAGAGGGCGAAGGAGAAGGTGAGGGAGAAGGAGAGGGCGAAGGAGAGGGCGAAGGAGAGGGTGAAGGAGAGGGTGAAGGAGAGGGTGAAGGAGAGGGCGAAGGAGAGGGCGAAGGAGAGGGCGAAGGAGAGGGCGAGGGAGAGGGCGAGGGAGAGGGCGAGGGAGAGGGCGAAGGAGAGGGAGAAGGTGAAGGTGAAGTCCTGATACCGGAAGCCAACTTTGTTGCCGATACGACGCGCGGTCGAGCACCCCTTACGGTAGCGTTTACCGATCAGTCCTCGGTGGACAGCGGTCTGATAAGTCGCTGGTATTGGGATTTTGGTGACGGTGGAACGTCCGAAGAGCAACACCCGACCTACACCTATCAGCGCCCCGGAAACTACACCGTTTCACTTTGGGTCTACGCGGAGGATGACGATACGGGCGACGAACTCATCCGGAAAAACTATATTAACGTGCAAGGGGGCGGAGGAAATGGTCAGGGGCGACGCCAGATCGCGCAGGCCCTCCTGGGCAACCTGGTCGCGGCGGATCTTGATGGCGACGGGAGTTTGAGCTTCGACGAGGTCAGGGCCGTTCTCGGAGACTTGTCCCAGGCGGAATTTGACGATATCGACACCAACGGCGACGGCTATCTGGATGTTGGCGAACTAGAGGCCGCGTTGACCCCGTCGCCTCCCCCCGGCTGCGCATTCGGAAAGCGGGGCGCGGATTGGTCACGCATGCTCAGCGACGCTTTCCTGCTCGGCCTCGCGCTCGTCGTGTTGGTCGGATGGCGCGGAGGACGGCAGGGCTCGTAA
- a CDS encoding YHS domain-containing protein, protein MNIDVLYVEGCPNYAAALTMAREAAAELGVNADIQEVLVRGPEEARAMHFLGSPSIQVDFEDIEPGAGERTDFAYAARSYGGAPLPPRAMLVAAIARAAGLEPNEETESAAGSEEGPAEHAPARAPGEARVIPTPICPGCLSSLVRLGMHKPTAVAHNYRGREYYFCCRDCVDLFERDAERYLLELKDLIVCPVCLGERYLRSAGLAVVDGVSYYTCRSPRCQAYLAEAPEFYMKRLAGTVKNQGVRDHDGMPLG, encoded by the coding sequence ATGAACATCGATGTCTTGTACGTGGAAGGCTGTCCGAACTACGCCGCCGCGCTGACCATGGCGCGGGAGGCCGCTGCCGAACTCGGCGTGAACGCGGACATTCAGGAGGTCCTAGTCCGCGGTCCGGAAGAGGCGCGCGCCATGCATTTCCTCGGCTCGCCGAGCATCCAGGTCGACTTCGAGGACATCGAGCCGGGCGCGGGGGAGCGGACGGACTTCGCCTATGCCGCCCGCAGCTACGGCGGCGCGCCGCTGCCACCGCGCGCAATGCTCGTCGCGGCCATCGCGCGCGCGGCGGGCCTGGAGCCAAACGAGGAGACCGAGTCCGCCGCCGGCAGCGAGGAGGGGCCAGCCGAGCACGCCCCGGCGCGAGCACCGGGCGAGGCGCGGGTCATCCCCACGCCGATCTGCCCCGGTTGCCTGTCGTCGCTCGTGCGGCTCGGCATGCACAAGCCCACCGCCGTGGCGCACAACTATCGGGGCCGCGAGTACTACTTCTGCTGCCGCGATTGCGTGGATCTGTTCGAGCGTGACGCCGAGCGCTACCTCCTGGAACTCAAAGACCTGATCGTATGCCCTGTATGCCTCGGCGAACGCTACCTCCGGTCGGCGGGCCTCGCCGTGGTCGACGGCGTGAGCTACTACACCTGCCGCTCGCCCCGATGCCAGGCCTACCTGGCGGAAGCGCCGGAATTCTACATGAAACGGCTCGCCGGAACAGTCAAAAACCAGGGCGTGCGCGATCACGACGGCATGCCGCTGGGCTGA